A genomic region of Dunckerocampus dactyliophorus isolate RoL2022-P2 chromosome 10, RoL_Ddac_1.1, whole genome shotgun sequence contains the following coding sequences:
- the LOC129189219 gene encoding flavin-containing monooxygenase 5-like → MVKKVAVIGAGLSGLTSIKACLEEGLEPTCFESSRDIGGVWRFKEEPEPGQANIYQSVVINSSKEMMAFSDFPPPSYFPNNMHHSEVMVYLRLYAQTFRLLQHIRLQTAVVSVRPTPDFATTGQWEVQTEGRDGQTQSHIFNAVMVCTGHYTTPHLPLKDFPGIESFEGKYFHSWEYRSFEGLQGKRVVVIGIGNSGGDIAVDVSRVAEKVFFSSRSGAWVMTRVGSGGLPRDLLGNSRIDVMKRRLFPRWINWMAEKKLNQTFDHTLYGLKPKRSFFSQRIVVNDDLPARIIAGRVQMKPNVKSFSGSAVLFDDGSIIDKVDVVVFATGYNYSFPFLPASLQSKCGRHRLYRRVFPPGLAPPTLAVVGLIDGRGAINVLSEMQARWSTRVFKGLISLPSEETMREYLDKEMATMRQDFTYEDKNPLQVDVIPYLDSLAKQVGALPNLWWLLLTDPRLAFHVFLGPCTSYQYRLTGPGKWDGARQAILTQWERVFQPFQTRKAAPEAKSRPSPHGLCIIMVVFSGFAPGADADHFKTHY, encoded by the exons ATGGTGAAGAAGGTGGCCGTGATCGGTGCCGGGCTTTCGGGTCTGACCAGCATCAAGGCCTGTTTGGAAGAAGGTCTGGAGCCCACCTGCTTCGAGAGCAGCCGTGACATTGGTGGTGTGTGGAGGTTTAAG GAGGAGCCGGAGCCGGGGCAAGCCAACATCTACCAGTCAGTGGTCATCAACAGCTCCAAAGAGATGATGGCCTTCAGTGACTTCCCGCCTCCTTCTTACTTCCCAAACAACATGCACCACTCTGAGGTGATGGTCTACCTGAGACTGTACGCTCAGACCTTCAGGCTGCTGCAGCACATCCGCTTGCAG ACTGCTGTGGTCAGCGTGAGGCCAACTCCAGATTTCGCCACCACTGGTCAGTGGGAGGTGCAGACTGAGGGACGTGACGGTCAGACGCAGAGTCACATTTTCAATGCTGTGATGGTTTGTACGGGGCACTACACCACACCTCACCTGCCGCTCAAAGACTTCCCAG GTATAGAGAGCTTTGAAGGCAAGTATTTCCACAGCTGGGAGTACCGCAGCTTCGAGGGCCTGCAGGGGAAACGTGTGGTGGTGATCGGGATTGGGAACTCGGGAGGCGACATTGCTGTGGATGTCAGCAGAGTAGCTGAGAAG GTGTTCTTtagcagcaggagtggagcaTGGGTTATGACCCGTGTGGGGTCCGGCGGCCTCCCGCGGGACCTTTTGGGGAACTCTCGGATAGACGTCATGAAAAGAAGGCTCTTTCCGAGGTGGATCAACTGGATGGCGGAGAAGAAGCTCAATCAAACGTTTGATCACACACTCTAtggactcaaaccaaaacgcaG CTTCTTTTCCCAAAGAATTGTTGTGAACGACGACCTGCCGGCTCGCATCATAGCTGGTCGCGTACAGATGAAGCCAAATGTGAAAAGTTTCTCCGGTTCGGCTGTGCTGTTTGACGACGGGAGCATCATAGACAag GTGGACGTGGTGGTGTTCGCCACAGGCTACAACTACAGCTTTCCCTTCCTGCCTGCCAGTCTTCAAAGCAAATGTGGCAGACATCGTCTCTACAGGCGCGTGTTTCCGCCCGGCCTGGCTCCGCCAACGCTGGCTGTGGTCGGCTTGATCGACGGCCGTGGCGCCATCAACGTGCTGTCTGAAATGCAGGCTCGCTGGAGCACGAGGGTCTTTAAAG GTTTAATAAGCCTTCCCTCAGAGGAGACCATGAGAGAGTACCTTGACAAAGAAATGGCAACCATGCGTCAAGA CTTCACCTATGAGGATAAGAACCCCCTCCAGGTGGATGTCATCCCTTACCTGGACTCACTAGCCAAGCAGGTAGGGGCTTTACCAAACCTTTGGTGGCTCCTCTTGACGGACCCCAGGCTGGCATTCCACGTGTTCCTGGGCCCGTGCACTTCTTATCAGTACCGTCTGACAGGGCCTGGGAAGTGGGACGGAGCCCGACAGGCCATTCTCACTCAGTGGGAGCGTGTCTTTCAGCCTTTCCAGACCCGAAAAGCGGCACCAGAGGCCAAAAGCAGACCTTCTCCTCACGGGCTTTGCATCATCATGGTGGTTTTCTCAG GATTTGCTCCAGGAGCAGACGCTGATCACTTCAAGACCCACTACTGA